A segment of the Deltaproteobacteria bacterium genome:
GAAGACATAGCCAAGCCAATACGGCGTGCGCACATTCCAATGATAGAACAACTCAGCTAAACCGCTGATCAGTACAGCACCTGCAGCCGCGGCTGGGCTAACGCCAACACCGAGATAGAGAATCGCACTCGACAAGATACTATTGGCGAACAACTCGAACGGGTGCTTATAGAAGCTGGTAATGATCTCGATGCGTTGTGGGCTGTGATGCACTTGATGAAACCACTGCCACAGCAACGGCACTTCATGCCGCCAACGATGCCACCAGCAATAGACAAACGTAATGGCGACGTAGCCGGCAACACTGCCTCCCACTAGGCCAAGCGCGTCAGCAGACCACGGACGGTGACGCATCATCCATTGATCCCAGGCCACACCAGCAACCAGTACCATCAACCCCTGGATGCCATTCAGCAACAATGCGCGTAACCACCAATGAGCAACCTGCGGCCATGAACGCCCTGGTCGTGCCATCTCTACTCCCATCATCACTACTGCTGTCCCAAGAACGATAAGTGGAATCATCATACTTCGCTCCTCTGTCCAGACAAAAGGCAAGTGTCATGCCAGGGACAGTCAGGAAAGGCACGGCGAGAAAATCAAGGAAATAATTTCAAACCGGGCAACAGGGAGAATTCCACCACTTCCTTGCTGTACATTCACGGTACAGCATTGTGCACAGAGCGTCCAAGCTGTCTTTTGGAGAAGGGTTCTATATAAAGACTTCCGCAAGGTGCTGTTCCGCGAGCCAGCGATGTCGCTACGCCTTTGCCTCTATTTGCTGCAGCCAACTTGCCACATCGGCATCGCTGGGCATACGCCAATCGCCACGTGGCGAGAGGCTGACCGACCCAACTTTTGGTCCGTCGGGTAGACACGAACGTTTGAATTGATTGGCAAAGAACCGCTGTAAAAAAACGCTCAGCCAATGGCGAATCTCTGTTGCCGTGTACGCACGATCGAACTGCGCCTGGTTGGCAAGATAGAGAATCTTGGCTGGCGCTGTACCATAGCGCAGAAAGTGAAACAGAAAAAAATCGTGCAGTTCGTAGGGACCGATCACTTCTTCAGTTGCTTGTACGATCTCTCCTGTTTGTGAGGTCGGTAAGAGTTCAGGTGAAATAGGGGTATCGACAATCGCCTGTAACGTCTCGCGCGTAGCTCCAGTAAATTCATGCTCTGCTGCCCACGCAACCAGGAAACGGACTAGCGTTTTCGGAATACTCACATTGGGATTGTACATACTCATGTGATCGCCGTTGTACGTTACCCAACCAAGAGCAAGTTCAGACAGATCGCCAGTGCCAATCACAAAAGCGGTGTTCATCAACAGGCTCGTCCGCATGCGCGCCTGCACATTCTCAAATGTGAGATCCTGCCGCTTCTCTGCTGGCAGGCGACGAATACGGTCAGAAAACTCTTCTACCGAGAGACCTGGCAGCTCGATACCAAATGGATGATGTCCTAACGCCCGCAACTCCTCCAAGCACAGTTGACGAATATCAATGGCGCGAGAAGAAATCCCCAGCAGGTCCATGAGTGCCGACGCATTCTGCCTTGTCCTCTGAGTTGTACCAAACCCAGGCATGGTCAAACCCTGGATGCGCGTACGCTCCATGCCGATCGCATCGGCAGTACGGCAAGTCACAAGCAGTGCGAGGGTAGAATCCAAGCCACCGGACACTCCAATAGCTACTGTTGGTGTATTGAGATGTTGGAGCCGTTTGCCCAATCCCGCTACTTGAATGTGAAAGATCTCCTCACAGCGTTCGCGTAAATCTTGCGCACCACGTGGGACAAATGGATGCGCCTCGACTGTTCGTACTGAACGAGTTGGAGCTGGACGGGATTGCCAAGGGAAACGAATTCGCCGCATTGGCTCCGCAGCACGTTGAGAGGCTGCAGTGTCGCCAAAACTGCCCATCTGCACCCGCTCCTCCTGCAGATGTTCAAGGTCAATATCTGTCACCAGGAGAGAGGAGTCGCGACGAAATCGTTGCGACTCGGCCAGCAGCACACCGTTCTCAGCAATCAAGCAATGTCCACTAAAAACGACGTCGGTGGTAGATTCGTTGACATTGCACGAGCTGTAAACATAAGCAGCAATACACCGCGCCGACTGACTGGTCACCAGTTGGCGGCGGTACGCAGCTTTGCCAATGATCTCGCTACTTGCCGACAGGTTCACCAGCACCGGCGCCCCTTCTAACGCCTGACGAGTGCTTGGAGGTTGTGGAATCCACAAATCTTCGCAAATTTCCGCACCAAATGTGAAGATGCCCCAGCTCTCGGCAGAAAATAACAAATCATGGCCAAACGGACTGGTTTGATCAAAAAGCTCGATCTCTTGCCGTGGTGCGGCCAGCGCCGGCGCAAACCAGCGTCGTTCATAAAACTCTTTATAATTGGGCAGGAACGATTTCGGCACCACACCAAGAATCCGTCCACCTGACAGCACAGCCGCAGTATTGAACAGCTGTCCCTGCACCACTAGTGGCAAACCAACAACAACGACGCCGGAAAACTGACCATTTGTCGCATCCCGCACCTGACTCAGCGCTCTCAACGCCGCCTGTTGCAGAGCTTGCTGTTGGAAGAGATCTCCGCAGGTGTAGCCGGTCAGACATAGTTCAGGAAAGACCAACAACGCCACCCCTTCACGCTCGGCCTGGACCATGAGGTCGATGATGTGTTGGGCATTCGTCGCGCAATCAGCCACTCGCAGCTGGGGTGATGCCGCAGCAACCCGAAGCAATCCAAATGTCTCTTGTTGTTCCATTCGGTCACTCCCTCCTTGAGGAATCACCTTCTTATGTGCCAGAAAAGCGCAGCTGAGTAGAGACGGGGGTAAGGAGATGAGCTGGGTTGCCGGTGTCGATGGTTGTCGAGGGGGATGGATTGTCGTTTTGGTCGAATACAAAAATAGAGCAATGCGTAAGCACTCCCTCAAACTTTGCCCAACCTTTGCCGACATTCTCGCCCTTGACCCTCAACCCGCAGTGATTGCCATCGATATGCCGATTGGCTTACTCGACACGCCACAACCTGGGGGGCGAGAGTGCGACCGCCAAGCTCGCAAGCTGCTTGGCAGGAAAGCGAGCAGTATCTTCACGCCGCCAACGCGCCCCATGCTCAAAGCAACACATTACGAGCAGGTCCGCACGCGAGGACTCAGCATTCAGTCATTCAACATCTTGCCGAAGATTCGTGAGGTCGATCGTCTTATGACGCCGGAGCTACAGACTCGTATCCATGAAGCCGCTCCAGAGTTGGCGTTCATGATGCTTGCTGGTGCGCCGATGCGATATAACAAGAAGACACAGGAAGGGCGGGAGGAGCGACGACAAGCACTGCGTCGTTGGCTGCTCCCCGATAGAACCACCGGCAAGTACGATAATGTCATTCTGAGCAAAGCGAAGAACCTCTTCTCTCACCAGTTCGAAGAGAGATTCTTCACTCCGCTTCGCTCCGTTCAGAATGACAGGCACTCTGTTCGCAAAACACTCCAGTCCAGACGCCCCTTCCCCCGCTCCCTCGTCGCCCAGGATGACCTCCTCGATGCCTACGCCCTGGCTTGGACCGCTATGCGCATCAACCGCGGCGAGGCAAAGCAACTTCCGACACCGCCTCCGGTAGACGCAAAGGGCCTGAAAATGGAGATCTGGAGGTGAGCCATCCTCACCAGTGGCTCTCGTTCTCATCGTGTTGATGCATCGTAGCTCTTGCTGCGAGCGTAATCTCTAGGATAGCGTAGGCCGAGTGAGGGTGAAGAACACCACAGCAACACAAAAGGAGGAATGCCCATGCAACAGCGCGTGCTTGGCAAAACAGGTTTGCAGGTATCTGTGCTCACTCTTGGTGGCGGAGGCATCGGCATGGTCTGGGGTCCCACAACCGACGACGAGTGTGTTGAGACTGTCAAAGCTGCGGTCGCGAGTGGAGTGAACCTGCTCGATCTGGCACCAGTGTACGGCAAAGGCAAATCAGAAGAGATCGCCGGTCAGGCCTGGCGCGACCTGCCCACCAAACCGCTGGTCGCTACCAAGGTGTTCGTCATGCCAGATGAGCGTAAAGATCTTGCCGGTGCAGTCCAGCGCTCTCTCGAAGGAAGCCTGAAGCGCTTAGGACTGACTCAAGTCGACCTCTTTCAGCTTCATAATCAGATTGAACCCCAAGAACCAACCGCGCCACGGAGACTCACACTGCGTGAAGTCGTCGGCCCCGGTGGCGTGTTAGAAGCAATGCAGAAACTCAAAGACGCCAAAGTCGTGAAAGCCCTGGGCTTCACCGGTATTGCTCGTCATGATGTCGTGCGCGAGTTGTTTACGGATGGTCGCTTGGCAACCGTTCAACTCGTAACCAATATCTTGTGCACAGAAGGTGAGATGGGCGCACGCGGGGATGCACCGTATCGCGATCATCTGGAAATGGTTCGCCTTGCGCAGGCGGCAAACTTCGGTGTGTTTGGCATTCGTCCGTATGCTGCAGGCTCACTCACGGCAGCGATCGATCGCACCTTACCGCCTGAACATCCCGTTGTTCGTGATTTTGCCTTAGCACAACAACACCTAGGCTTTCTGACGAGCGAAACGGCTGCACCGTTGTCCGTCGCAGCGATGCGTTACGCGCTCAGTCTTCCAGGAGTAAGCACCGTAGTCACCGGAGCAAAGAATCGCACAGAGCTGGCTGAGGCAGTCGCCGCGGTTACAGCTGGTCCACTGCCTGCAGCGATGATGGAACGCATTGCCACTTTACAGCGCACGGTGCTATTGGGGAATAAAACGTAAATATGTAAAACGTAACCACCTCCCCCATCCTTTTACGTTTTACGCGTTACGTTTTACGCGTTATGTTTTCTGCATCTTGGACAGACGCGATGATCACCAAACTCGTTATTGATCACATTCAGTCACCGACGTTCGACGGCGTCTCTTTCGGCAACATTGGGCAGTATGAGAAACTCATTGGACAGGCGTATGGCGAACTCGATCCTGAGAATCCTCTCAATGTAGTGATTGCCGACATAACACTAGCCCCACGCAACGCCCGTGGCCTCGTCGAGTACGTCGTGGATGTCTGTATTTTGAAACCAGTGGATACCTCACGAGGCAATCAGGTCTTGCTCTGTGATGTCACCAATCGCGGCAACAAGATGACCTATCTGCCGCTCAATTTTCCTGATCGTGCACCACCAGAGCACCTGCCTATCAATAATCCAACCAGCGCAGAAGACGCCGGCGACGGGTTCTTGATGCGCCAAGGATACACGATCGTATGGACCGGGTGGGATGCCACCGCGCCCGCAGGCAATGATCGTATGACCATTACCGTGCCGATCGCGACTGAAAACGGCAAAGCGATCGTTGGCCCCTCACTCGAAGAGATCATGGCCGAGAACGCTCGGCATATTCCACCTGGCACCACGGAAGTGCTCACCTGGCCGCTCACCTATCCCGCGGCAACATTGGATCAATCGCAGGCATCATTGACAGTGTTTCAGTATCGCGGCGACGCGCCGACTACTATTCCCGCTACGCAATGGCGATACCTCGACGCATCGACGATTGGTCTACTACCAGCAGAAAAGACGCCTTTTGAGCGTGGCAAAATCTATCAGTTTGTGTATCCAGCGACTAACCCAAAAATCACTGGTATCGGTTTTGCTGCGGTGAGAGATGTGGTGTCGTTCCTACGTCATGCCAGTGCGGATCAACAAGGAACCGCAAATCCGCTGGTGAATACACTCCAATGGTCGATCGCGACAGGATTATCGCAGTCAGGACGCTTCCATCGCCCATTCTTGTATCTCGGCTTCAATCAAGACGAAGAGCAGCGTCGCGTGTTCGACGGCATGATGCCCTACATCAATGGCTCTGGCGGCGGCTTCTTCAACTATCGCTTTGGTCAACCCAACCAGACCGCTTTTCAGCGCTGGAGTCACGTCTATCCTGAGCAGTTCTTTCCCTTCGCGTACACCACCCTTACTGATCCACTCACAGGAAAAACTGGCAGTGTCCTCACACGTAGCGAAGCGTCAGGCACAAGCCCCAAGATTCTCGAAGTTAACGACTCCAATAGTTATTGGTTCAAAAGCGCGTCGCTGGCGATTACCACACCCGATGGTAAAGGCGATTTGCCTGATCCGTCGAACGTACGCTTCTATTTGCTCTCCAGTATTGCGCATGGGGTCGCGTCCGGTCGTGGCCTTTGCCAGCAGTTGCAAAACCCCACCAGTCCAGGCCCTGCGCTGCGGGCGTTGTTAACTGCGCTGACGGAATGGGTTGTCTCCGGCACGGAACCACCATCGAGTCGCGTGCCACGCCTACGCGATGGCACTCTCGTCCCATCGCTACCGCAGTCATCAGTTGGCTTCCCAGAGATTCCTGGAGTCACCTACACAGGCGTCGTCAGTGTACGCGAGCTGTACGATTATGGACCCGAGTTCAACCGCGGCATTATCAGCCACTGGCCACCAGTTCCCACTGGTCGTGCCTATCCAACACTCGTCCCCAAAGTCAATGCAGATGGCATCGACCTTACAGGCATCCAACTCCCAGACATTGCCGTTCCGATCGGAACCTACACAGGTTGGAACTTGCTGAGAACTGCGCCCAAAGACGAGTGCTCTGCCATGGGCTCATTCATTCCGTTTGCTGTCACTAAAGAGCAGCGACTCACGGCAGGAGATCCACGCCTATCGCTAGAAGAACGGTATGGCACCCACAGCCGCTATGTCGCAGCTGTCGAAGCAGCAGCGACCCGGCTGGTTGCTGAGCGTTTATTACTGCTGGAGGATGCGGCAGCGTACGTCGACGCAGCGAAGAAGCGGGCATTAGGCCTGCCACTGTGAACAAGGATGCGGATTTGGGTTTGGATTCTTCCTTAAGACTTCTTCCACCTCAACATCCGTCCCCCTCGTTCCCCCGTATGCCGCCCGTGGTCAGCAGTAATCTTGCCGTTGACGATCACATAGTTGATGCCTAGTGGATACCGTCGTGGCTCTTGGTAGGTACCAACGTCGGCGACTGTGTGAGGGTCGAAAACAACAAGATCAGCATACGCTCCTTCGCGAATCACTCCACGGTCGGTGAGGTGGAACCTCTGCGCTGAGAGACCGGTCATGCGATGCACGGCTTCTTCAAGTGAGAACAATCGTTCATCACGGGCGTAGGTTCCGAGCACTTTGGCAAAGGTGCCATACAGGCGTGGATGTGGTTTGCCTTCGACTGAAGGAATGCCGTCTGAGCCGATCATGGTTGTTGGATGCGCAAGGACACGTCGCACGTCTGGCTCTTCCATGCCAAAGATCACCGCAACAACTCCCTCCCCTTCTTCCACGAGAATATCTTTCACAGCTTGTTCGAGGGGTTTTTCAAGTAAGCGACAAATTTCATCGAGGGTTTTGCCTTCGTATTCATGGCGGTTTGGGGTTGACGCGATCAGCACGTCCTTTGGAGAGACCAATTCTAACGATCCACCACTCGCCAGCGCTGCCAGGGTCGTGCTACCAGCAATGTAGGGATAGGCGTCTGAAGTCACGTCCTGACCACGTTGTCGCGCTTGATCAACCAGAGCGAGACTTTCTATGACTTTGCCCCAGTTCTGGCGACCCATGGCTTTGTGATGGGAAATCTGCACAGGCACACCAGCTTCGGCTCCGATACGTAGGGTTTCATTGATCGAGTCGAGCAAATGCCCTGCTTCGTTGCGCATGTGAGTTGCATAGAGGCCGCCATATTCAGCAACCACTTTCGCCAAGGCAATAACTTCTTCGGTTTGCGTATGCGGTAAGTAATAGAGTCCGGTGGAAAGCCCGACTGCACCTGCTTCCATCCCCTCACGAACCAGCGCTTGCATAGCGTTCAGCTCTTGCGCTGATGGTGGTCGTTTGTCACTGCCCAATACGCCGTAACGTATGGCAGCATGAGGAATCTGGGCGACGACATTGACCGACGGAGGCTGCGCTTCGAGCAACGTAAAGAACTCATTGGTTGTTTCCCAGGAAAATTTTCCTAACGGTCCGAACAACACTGCACCGAAGCCTTGCAGGAATTCTTTGTATGCCACACTCGCGGGCGCCGCACCAAACCCGCAGTTACCGATGACTTCAGTCGTCACGCCCTGCATGATCTTGAAGTCACACAACGGTCGATCGAGCAGCGCGAAGTCGTCATGGGAGTGGACATCAATGAAACCGGGAGAAACAACACGACTTGTGGCATCAAGCGTTTGCTTAGCCGTTCCGTTAACGGTGCCAACTGCCACGATACAATCGTCCTGAATGGCAACATCAGCCGCAAAACCAGGACGGCCAGTACCATCAATCACTGTTCCGTTGCGAATGATGAGGTCGTAGGACATGACTCGCTCCTATCGTCACGGTAGATCGTGCAAGCATACGTTCGGATTTCTTCCCCCATCCTGAGGAAAAGCATAGTAAATGTAGATTGCGGAATGCGGACTGTGGATTAAGAGGACAAAGATCGATGTTCCTTCTCCTGGAATCCGCAATCCGCAATCGCCAATCCGCAATTTCTTACACGGGTTTAAACTTCGGCACAGAAATCTCTTCCGTCCAGTCGTCAAACGTCACTTGCACTGGCATGCCGATCTTCACCTGTTCGGGTAGACAGCCGACAATGTTGGTCATCATCTGCGGACCTTCATCAAGCGTCACCAACGCCACAACGTACGGCACATCGCCAGCGAAGGCTTGCGTGACTGGACGATAGACGATCGTGAACGAGAGCACTTTGGCTCGCCCTGAGGCTTTTATCCACTCAACTTTCTCGCTCATACACGAAGTACAGTACAGACGTGGATAAAACTGATGGTGACCACAATCCGCACACTTCTGGATGTGTAACTCATGCTTTTTACAGCCATCCCAATAGGGTTTGGTTTCTTTGGTCGGGACCGGAACCGGTTTCACTCCTGGTGCAGCCATTAGTTTCTCTCCTTTCCGAGGATCATCGAGCAATGGGTGGACATGATCCCACCTTGTGCATGCACGAAAACGACTTCAGCCTCTTTGACCTGCCGTGGACCACACTCGCCGCGTAGTTGTCGTACCGCTTCGGTGACCGAGAATAACGAGCCTGGATGGCCGGGGTGACAATGCGACATCAGGCCACCATGGGTATTAATGGGCAACTCGCCACCAAGTTCGATGCGTCCGCCTTCGACAAACCGTCCACCCTCGCCTTTTGGACAGAACCCTAGATCTTCAAGCTCAATAATCACGACTGGTGTGAAACAATCGTAGAGCTCAGCAACATCCATGTCCTTCGGTCCGAGGCCAGCCATTTTATAGGCGCGTTCACCAGCTTCTTTCGCGGCAGACGTCGTCAAGCTCTGGGCCTGGCTCACGTGTTCATGCGAATGGCCTTCACCAACGCCGAGCATGTAGACTGGTTTTTTCTTGAAGTCCTTCGCTCGTTCGGCAGATGTCATGATCACCGCCGCTCCACCGTCAGACACCAGTGAGCAATCCAAGAGGTGTAAGGGGTGAGCAATCATTTTAGAGTTGATCACATCATCGATGGTAATCGGTTGGCGCATTTGCGCAGCGGGATTCATCGAAGCATGTTTACGACAGGCAACCGCGACTGCGGCCAATTGCTCACTCGTCGTGCCATACTCATGCATATGCGCTTGGGCCAACATCGCATAGAAGCCGGGAATAGGTGGCCCATAGGGTCGCTCAAATTGCGCGTGCCCTGCAGTCGACATCGCCTCAATCGCACGGTCACGCGAGAGCCCCGAAAGCATGTTGTCGGCCATCGTGATCAACACCGTATTGCACACGCCAGTGGCGATCGCCGAGGCGGCATGGTGCATGATCGCCAGCGTCGTGCCCCCACCTGTTGCCACGTTGAGGCAATAGCGAGGAAAGATCTGCATGTATTCAGCGATCATTTCTGCATGGTACATGTAAGGCTCGACGAACGAGGTGCAGGTAATGAGGCCGTCAACATCATCTTTCGTGATGCCTGCGTCTTCTAGCGCGAGCTTCGCACCTTTAACATAGAGTTGGGTTGCGCTGAGGTGCGGCACGACGCCGACTTCGGTGTCGGCTGCGCCGACAATCGCGACTTTTCCACGGAGCGAGTCCATTGCTTGCTCCTCCTTTTCTGGTAATCCGCCGTCTGGGTGACATGACGGTTGGCTATCCTATAGCTGCTCTACGCTTGACCTGCAAAGGGCAGGAAAATCTGCTACAGGAACTCCAGCAACCAAGGAGGGCATACGTATGGCAACAACATCCACAGAACAAATCGATTGGAAAGAGGTCAGCGATAAACTACAGAACCTACTTCGTCTCCGTACTTTGCCGATTGGCATGAAGCTGTTTGAGACAGTGGAAGAGATGGAAGCCATTCCCAAGATTCGGCGGCCTAAGAAACATCACACCACCTGTCAGATTGTGACACAAGCACGACAAGTCGGCTGGACGGTGGGTGTCACGGTCGACAACCTCATGCCAGGCAATTGTGGAGCCGTGATCGGGCTCAAAGAAGTCCCTCCCAGTACGCTCGATGGCTCCCAGATGGCTGGAGTGTGGTTCAAAGATAAGGAAGAAGCAGCGAAGCACCAACAAGCGATGACGCGCGTTGCACCAGGGCGATACAATGCCATGGTGGCCTCACCACTTGCGTCTGGGCGACTCAATCCACCAGACATCGCCTTGATTTATGGGACGCCTGGCCAGATGATCTTGTTCATCAATGGCCTACAGTGGAAGGGCTACAAACGCTATCAGTTTGGTGTCGTTGGCGAGAGTGCGTGTTCGGACTCATGGGGTTGTGCTCTCGCAACTGGTGAGCCTTCACTGTCTATTCCGTGTTACGCTGAACGGCGCTATGGGGGCGTGGCCGACGATGAGATGCTCATGGCGTTGCTACCACAACTATTACCAAAAGTGATCGAAGGATTAGAAATGTTATCCAAAGCGGGACTGCGTTACCCGATTCCCAATTACGGTATTCAGATGGACCCCAGCGAAGGACTTGCCGTCAGCTACTCGGATACGGGAAAGCAACGCTAGCTCCGACTACCATCACCAGGCAGGGGCGATAATACCCTGCCTCACTCACTGTCAACTCACCATGACACTCTCCATCGAGAATTGTCACTTCTGACATTATCGTGTGTCAGTTCTGACAGTCGACTATCCTTCTCCCGCCTTCTCTAACTTAATGTTCATATATTGAGCGATGGTGTGACTGCATCCTATTGACATACTGCCGGAAAAATTAGGGAGTAACATCTTGTTGCGCCTCTGCTTTTTCACTCTTGACAAAAGACTCCTTCTTCCGAGAGAGTAGCGTTACGCTATTTAATTGAGAATAAATTCATGGTATTAGTTTTGCAGAATTTAAAAATGGAAGGGAAAGTACAGAATCAAACCAGCGTGAAGTTTCCGCATCCTTCCTCTGTACTACATACTTTTCTTCTTGTAAGGAGTGAGGCTGTGATAATGAAGAGAATGAGCGTGTTGGCCGTTATCCTAGCGGGACTGCTTCATCTGTCTTCCGCTTCTTCTGTGTTCGCAATGACCATGGTTCGCTACGAGGCTGAGAGAGCACAGGTCAATCCACAATATTCGCACACACCGGGTGGATTTACTTTTACGTTTGGTCAAGGAGGTCAGGCAGAAACCTTTGTTTTTGCCCAAGATTTTGCAGGTTGCACCTCAGGTGGCCCGAATTGTGCGCCTGGGTACCTTACGCAGCTTGATGCCCTTGGTACTGCAACACTCAAAGGGGATGCGTGGAGCCAGACGTCTGCTGACAGAGGGTTCCATATTGACATCGAGCTTTCTGGATTGGCCAATATTGGTGGTGTAGGTAGCCCCAAAAAAGAGCTGGTAGACACGGCTTATAGCAACCTCGGAGGTCCGATCGATCCAAACAAGTGGGGCTACTATACGTCGGCGTTTGGGACCCTCGCTGGTTTTGGTACGTACGCAGGCTATGTTGTTTCCATCTCTAATTTCGGACCGCCGTTTCAGATCGGAGACGGCGCCAACGGGAAAAATATCAGCTTTGGCGGATCAGGTTGGTTTGAGGTCAAGAGCAGTAACGTTCCACATTTGACCGCAGGATCCCTTGGAGATGGAAATATCACTCTTACGAATAGAGTCGTCATCAACATTGACGACCCATTGATAGTTCCTGAACCGAGCACGATCCTTCTGCTTAGCAGCGCCTTAATCGGAATGATGTGGTATCGTCATAAGGTCTAGTCATATCGACCTTCTTTCTTTTCCATGCTTGTCGGGGGCGTCGGATACAACGCCCCCAATTTTTTTGCAAAACCAAGTTACCATTCCCTCACCATCATCTACAAACTTGCGAATGCCCGATCAATCCGTTCAAAGCGACGTCGCACAAAATCACGTGCTTCTTCGTGGGTATGAGTATAAAGTTCATTTTTCTTGATCGCCGCGACAACTTTCTCTGCGGCTAATTCCGGCGTCAATACTCGACCTCGCATACTTTGTTGCTCAGCACTGGTTTGCTGCCGCTGTGCTTTTACACCACCAAGTTCTCCTGGGCGGTTGCGCTCGGATTGATTGATGTTGGTTGCTAAAATCATCGGACACAGGACCGACACTCCAATGTCGTGCTCTTTGACATCACGCGCTAAGCACTCAGACAAAGCGACGACACCATATTTGGCTACGCAGTACGCACCAAGACCACGATTAGGAGCAAGTCCAGCAAACGAAGCAGTATTCACGATATGCCCCCCTTGCTTCTGCGCAATCATCCGGTTGAGGAACGCTTCAACTCCATGAATCACTCCCCAGAGATCGACCCGGATCACCCATTCCCAATCTTCGTGTTTCATCTCTTGGATCGGACCAAACACCGCCACTCCAGCATTGTTAAAAACAACGTGCGCTGCACCAAAATGGTCCCATGTTTTCTCTGCTAACGTCTGGACTTGTTTCAGATCCCCTACATCAGTGCGCACGCCAAGACATTCTCCTCCTCGCCCTTGAATCTCTTTCACTGCAGTATCAAGGGCGCCCTGTTCTATATCCGCTAAGACAATGCGCATTTTCTCACGCACAAACGCACGTGCAGTTGCTAGCCCAATACCACTCGC
Coding sequences within it:
- a CDS encoding thiolase family protein; translated protein: MDSLRGKVAIVGAADTEVGVVPHLSATQLYVKGAKLALEDAGITKDDVDGLITCTSFVEPYMYHAEMIAEYMQIFPRYCLNVATGGGTTLAIMHHAASAIATGVCNTVLITMADNMLSGLSRDRAIEAMSTAGHAQFERPYGPPIPGFYAMLAQAHMHEYGTTSEQLAAVAVACRKHASMNPAAQMRQPITIDDVINSKMIAHPLHLLDCSLVSDGGAAVIMTSAERAKDFKKKPVYMLGVGEGHSHEHVSQAQSLTTSAAKEAGERAYKMAGLGPKDMDVAELYDCFTPVVIIELEDLGFCPKGEGGRFVEGGRIELGGELPINTHGGLMSHCHPGHPGSLFSVTEAVRQLRGECGPRQVKEAEVVFVHAQGGIMSTHCSMILGKERN
- a CDS encoding sterol desaturase family protein; translated protein: MIPLIVLGTAVVMMGVEMARPGRSWPQVAHWWLRALLLNGIQGLMVLVAGVAWDQWMMRHRPWSADALGLVGGSVAGYVAITFVYCWWHRWRHEVPLLWQWFHQVHHSPQRIEIITSFYKHPFELFANSILSSAILYLGVGVSPAAAAGAVLISGLAELFYHWNVRTPYWLGYVFQRPESHCVHHQEGLHSYNFADLPIWDMLFGTFRNPLQWQGRCGFGPEREYRLGEMLLGVDVNATPETRRAA
- a CDS encoding NAD(+) synthase, giving the protein MEQQETFGLLRVAAASPQLRVADCATNAQHIIDLMVQAEREGVALLVFPELCLTGYTCGDLFQQQALQQAALRALSQVRDATNGQFSGVVVVGLPLVVQGQLFNTAAVLSGGRILGVVPKSFLPNYKEFYERRWFAPALAAPRQEIELFDQTSPFGHDLLFSAESWGIFTFGAEICEDLWIPQPPSTRQALEGAPVLVNLSASSEIIGKAAYRRQLVTSQSARCIAAYVYSSCNVNESTTDVVFSGHCLIAENGVLLAESQRFRRDSSLLVTDIDLEHLQEERVQMGSFGDTAASQRAAEPMRRIRFPWQSRPAPTRSVRTVEAHPFVPRGAQDLRERCEEIFHIQVAGLGKRLQHLNTPTVAIGVSGGLDSTLALLVTCRTADAIGMERTRIQGLTMPGFGTTQRTRQNASALMDLLGISSRAIDIRQLCLEELRALGHHPFGIELPGLSVEEFSDRIRRLPAEKRQDLTFENVQARMRTSLLMNTAFVIGTGDLSELALGWVTYNGDHMSMYNPNVSIPKTLVRFLVAWAAEHEFTGATRETLQAIVDTPISPELLPTSQTGEIVQATEEVIGPYELHDFFLFHFLRYGTAPAKILYLANQAQFDRAYTATEIRHWLSVFLQRFFANQFKRSCLPDGPKVGSVSLSPRGDWRMPSDADVASWLQQIEAKA
- a CDS encoding aldo/keto reductase, giving the protein MPMQQRVLGKTGLQVSVLTLGGGGIGMVWGPTTDDECVETVKAAVASGVNLLDLAPVYGKGKSEEIAGQAWRDLPTKPLVATKVFVMPDERKDLAGAVQRSLEGSLKRLGLTQVDLFQLHNQIEPQEPTAPRRLTLREVVGPGGVLEAMQKLKDAKVVKALGFTGIARHDVVRELFTDGRLATVQLVTNILCTEGEMGARGDAPYRDHLEMVRLAQAANFGVFGIRPYAAGSLTAAIDRTLPPEHPVVRDFALAQQHLGFLTSETAAPLSVAAMRYALSLPGVSTVVTGAKNRTELAEAVAAVTAGPLPAAMMERIATLQRTVLLGNKT
- a CDS encoding DUF429 domain-containing protein, which gives rise to MSWVAGVDGCRGGWIVVLVEYKNRAMRKHSLKLCPTFADILALDPQPAVIAIDMPIGLLDTPQPGGRECDRQARKLLGRKASSIFTPPTRPMLKATHYEQVRTRGLSIQSFNILPKIREVDRLMTPELQTRIHEAAPELAFMMLAGAPMRYNKKTQEGREERRQALRRWLLPDRTTGKYDNVILSKAKNLFSHQFEERFFTPLRSVQNDRHSVRKTLQSRRPFPRSLVAQDDLLDAYALAWTAMRINRGEAKQLPTPPPVDAKGLKMEIWR
- a CDS encoding D-aminoacylase, translated to MSYDLIIRNGTVIDGTGRPGFAADVAIQDDCIVAVGTVNGTAKQTLDATSRVVSPGFIDVHSHDDFALLDRPLCDFKIMQGVTTEVIGNCGFGAAPASVAYKEFLQGFGAVLFGPLGKFSWETTNEFFTLLEAQPPSVNVVAQIPHAAIRYGVLGSDKRPPSAQELNAMQALVREGMEAGAVGLSTGLYYLPHTQTEEVIALAKVVAEYGGLYATHMRNEAGHLLDSINETLRIGAEAGVPVQISHHKAMGRQNWGKVIESLALVDQARQRGQDVTSDAYPYIAGSTTLAALASGGSLELVSPKDVLIASTPNRHEYEGKTLDEICRLLEKPLEQAVKDILVEEGEGVVAVIFGMEEPDVRRVLAHPTTMIGSDGIPSVEGKPHPRLYGTFAKVLGTYARDERLFSLEEAVHRMTGLSAQRFHLTDRGVIREGAYADLVVFDPHTVADVGTYQEPRRYPLGINYVIVNGKITADHGRHTGERGGRMLRWKKS
- a CDS encoding Zn-ribbon domain-containing OB-fold protein, with protein sequence MAAPGVKPVPVPTKETKPYWDGCKKHELHIQKCADCGHHQFYPRLYCTSCMSEKVEWIKASGRAKVLSFTIVYRPVTQAFAGDVPYVVALVTLDEGPQMMTNIVGCLPEQVKIGMPVQVTFDDWTEEISVPKFKPV